In Populus trichocarpa isolate Nisqually-1 chromosome 16, P.trichocarpa_v4.1, whole genome shotgun sequence, a genomic segment contains:
- the LOC7488062 gene encoding probable carboxylesterase 15, with protein sequence MGSLPHVVEDCGGVVQLFSDGTIYRSKDIGFPIPIINDQSIVFKDCLFDKTNNLHLRLYKPTSMSPSSPAKKFSVILFLHGGGFCVGTRDWPNFHNCCLKLASGLNALVVAPDYRLAPEHRLPAAMEDGYSALQWLQAQVLSDKGDAWVNGGEVDYDQVFILGDSSGGNIAHHLAVQIGAGSTGLAPVRVRGYILMAPFFGGVARTKSEEGPSEHLLNLEILDRFWRLSMPAGASRDHPLANPFGPGSLNIELVALDPILVIVGSCELLRDRSEDYARRLKEMGKKIEYVEFEGKQHGFFTNDPYSEASEEVIQGMKRFMIENSC encoded by the exons ATGGGTTCCCTCCCTCATGTAGTAGAAGATTGCGGGGGTGTTGTCCAACTCTTCAGTGATGGCACCATTTATAGGTCCAAAGACATAGGGTTCCCCATCCCAATCATCAATGACCAGTCCATCGTCTTCAAGGACTGCCTCTTTGACAAAACAAACAACCTCCACCTCCGTCTCTACAAACCCACTTCAATGTCACCGTCATCCCCTGCAAAGAAGTTTTCTGTCATTCTTTTCCTTCATGGAGGTGGCTTTTGTGTAGGCACGCGTGACTGGCCTAACTTTCACAACTGCTGCCTTAAACTAGCTTCTGGGCTCAACGCCCTCGTTGTGGCCCCGGACTATCGTTTGGCCCCAGAACATAGGCTCCCGGCGGCCATGGAGGATGGATATAGTGCCTTGCAGTGGCTCCAAGCTCAGGTTTTGAGCGACAAAGGTGATGCATGGGTCAATGGTGGTGAGGTTGACTATGACCAGGTTTTTATCTTGGGTGACTCGTCTGGTGGCAATATTGCACACCACTTAGCCGTTCAGATCGGGGCTGGTTCGACTGGGTTGGCTCCAGTTCGGGTAAGAGGATATATCCTAATGGCACCATTTTTTGGAGGGGTTGCCAGGACAAAATCAGAGGAAGGGCCTAGTGAACACTTGTTGAACTTGGAAATACTGGATCG CTTTTGGAGGCTATCTATGCCTGCTGGAGCAAGTAGGGACCACCCCTTGGCTAACCCATTTGGACCAGGTAGCTTGAATATTGAACTGGTGGCTCTTGATCCAATCTTGGTGATTGTAGGTAGCTGTGAATTGTTGAGAGATAGAAGTGAGGATTATGCAAGGAGGTTGAAAGAGATGGGGAAGAAAATTGAGTACGTTGAATTTGAGGGGAAGCAGCACGGTTTCTTCACCAATGATCCTTACTCAGAAGCTTCAGAAGAGGTTATTCAAGGCATGAAGAGGTTTATGATCGAGAACTCTTGTTAA
- the LOC7488064 gene encoding myosin-binding protein 7 isoform X2, which translates to MDLEVFSTQASPSRDLVKCCNCDCSCSLITGSSSGSWIRSVKRKHDEFEEGNRFYIPGFDSFSNPRVQIENECAALREMVSSQQQTVQDLYTELEEERNAASSAANEAMSMILRLQREKAEIQMEARQFKRFAEEKMGHDQQEILALEDLLYKREQAIQSLTCEIQAYKYRMMSYGLTEAEAEGDKGERGGFSRNTSMNESLDAAQLEFPAYEYPPLKCNLNENPNPMEGEDDIVDVEKYAFSETPHGREQLKNLEYRIYQMEKSPRNIQQDGDFSGTKNILEKVVVGHSPRRSRHSRRFSADSSSSLMGMSREVGPDFVTESPRCKLSNSFKKTDYALQVEDYKDSRKMDNSSEFGDDTSDRVYTIDSIHNGVSQNGVTEPKAGIGIYEEYLSTPRETLDGPDVSDPDIKKLYVRLQALEADRESMRQAIISMRTDKAQMVLLKEIAQHLCKEMSPERKLPVKKPSLLGSFSFMSIFKVYVWAFRHQCRFANASRQRPQHKAMEMSHEHKCETISQNSLTHLKPMLVL; encoded by the exons ATGGATTTGGAAGTATTTTCTACCCAGGCTTCACCGTCGAGGGATTTGGTGAAGTGTTGTAATTGTGACTGCAGTTGTTCTTTAATAACCGGCTCATCTTCAGGGTCTTGGATCAGGTCtgttaaaagaaaacatgatgAGTTTGAGGAGGGAAATCGGTTTTATATACCTGGCTTTGATTCCTTCTCGAACCCACGAGTACAGATTGAGAATGAATGTGCTGCTTTGCGTGAGATGGTTTCTAGCCAACAGCAGACGGTGCAGGATTTGTACACGGAATTGGAAGAGGAAAGGAATGCTGCTTCTTCAGCCGCAAATGAAGCCATGTCAATGATATTGAGGTTGCAGAGGGAGAAGGCAGAGATCCAAATGGAGGCAAGGCAATTTAAGCGGTTTGCTGAGGAAAAGATGGGGCATGATCAGCAGGAGATTTTGGCTCTGGAAGATCTTTTGTACAAGAGAGAGCAGGCTATTCAATCACTTACTTGTGAAATTCAGGCTTATAAGTATAGGATGATGAGTTATGGCCTTACAGAGGCAGAGGCAGAGGGTGATAAGGGTGAGAGGGGTGGGTTTAGCCGCAACACAAGCATGAATGAAAGTTTGGATGCGGCTCAATTAGAGTTTCCAGCTTATGAATACCCACCCCTGAAATGCAATTTGAATGAAAATCCAAATCCCATGGAGGGTGAAGATGATATTGTGGATGTTGAGAAATATGCATTCAGTGAGACCCCACATGGTCGGGAGCAGTTGAAGAACTTGGAATATAGGATATATCAGATGGAGAAAAGCCCACGCAACATTCAGCAGGATGGTGATTTTTCTGGTACGAAGAATATTCTTGAGAAGGTGGTAGTTGGCCACTCTCCTAGGCGATCAAGGCACAGCAGGAGGTTCTCTGCAGATAGTTCAAGTTCATTGATGGGGATGTCTAGAGAAGTTGGTCCAGATTTTGTCACTGAATCTCCAAGATGCAAGTTAAGCAATAGCTTTAAGAAGACGGATTATGCTTTGCAAGTGGAAGATTACAAGGATTCAAGAAAGATGGATAATTCATCAGAATTTGGAGATGACACGAGTGACAGAGTTTATACCATCGATTCTATCCATAACGGGGTCTCACAGAATGGTGTTACAGAACCAAAAGCTGGAATCGGGATTTATGAAGAGTATCTTTCAACTCCCAGAGAGACATTGGATGGACCTGATGTGAGTGATCCTGACATAAAAAAGCTCTACGTGAGACTTCAGGCACTCGAGGCTGATAGGGAATCTATGAGGCAAGCAATTATTTCAATGCGGACTGATAAAGCACAAATGGTATTGTTGAAAGAGATAGCTCAACATCTGTGCAAGGAAATGTCTCCAGAAAGAAAATTGCCTGTGAAGAAGCCATCTCTTCTTGGAAGCTTTTCCTTCATGTCAATCTTTAAG GTATATGTTTGGGCTTTCCGCCACCAATGTCGGTTTGCTAATGCTTCTAGACAAAGGCCCCAGCACAAGGCAATGGAGATGTCTCATGAACACAAGTGTGAAACCATCAGTCAAAATTCCTTAACCCATTTGAAGCCAATGCTCGTATTGTGA
- the LOC7488064 gene encoding myosin-binding protein 7 isoform X1, whose amino-acid sequence MDLEVFSTQASPSRDLVKCCNCDCSCSLITGSSSGSWIRSVKRKHDEFEEGNRFYIPGFDSFSNPRVQIENECAALREMVSSQQQTVQDLYTELEEERNAASSAANEAMSMILRLQREKAEIQMEARQFKRFAEEKMGHDQQEILALEDLLYKREQAIQSLTCEIQAYKYRMMSYGLTEAEAEGDKGERGGFSRNTSMNESLDAAQLEFPAYEYPPLKCNLNENPNPMEGEDDIVDVEKYAFSETPHGREQLKNLEYRIYQMEKSPRNIQQDGDFSGTKNILEKVVVGHSPRRSRHSRRFSADSSSSLMGMSREVGPDFVTESPRCKLSNSFKKTDYALQVEDYKDSRKMDNSSEFGDDTSDRVYTIDSIHNGVSQNGVTEPKAGIGIYEEYLSTPRETLDGPDVSDPDIKKLYVRLQALEADRESMRQAIISMRTDKAQMVLLKEIAQHLCKEMSPERKLPVKKPSLLGSFSFMSIFKWVVSFVFWRKKAQRSKYMFGLSATNVGLLMLLDKGPSTRQWRCLMNTSVKPSVKIP is encoded by the exons ATGGATTTGGAAGTATTTTCTACCCAGGCTTCACCGTCGAGGGATTTGGTGAAGTGTTGTAATTGTGACTGCAGTTGTTCTTTAATAACCGGCTCATCTTCAGGGTCTTGGATCAGGTCtgttaaaagaaaacatgatgAGTTTGAGGAGGGAAATCGGTTTTATATACCTGGCTTTGATTCCTTCTCGAACCCACGAGTACAGATTGAGAATGAATGTGCTGCTTTGCGTGAGATGGTTTCTAGCCAACAGCAGACGGTGCAGGATTTGTACACGGAATTGGAAGAGGAAAGGAATGCTGCTTCTTCAGCCGCAAATGAAGCCATGTCAATGATATTGAGGTTGCAGAGGGAGAAGGCAGAGATCCAAATGGAGGCAAGGCAATTTAAGCGGTTTGCTGAGGAAAAGATGGGGCATGATCAGCAGGAGATTTTGGCTCTGGAAGATCTTTTGTACAAGAGAGAGCAGGCTATTCAATCACTTACTTGTGAAATTCAGGCTTATAAGTATAGGATGATGAGTTATGGCCTTACAGAGGCAGAGGCAGAGGGTGATAAGGGTGAGAGGGGTGGGTTTAGCCGCAACACAAGCATGAATGAAAGTTTGGATGCGGCTCAATTAGAGTTTCCAGCTTATGAATACCCACCCCTGAAATGCAATTTGAATGAAAATCCAAATCCCATGGAGGGTGAAGATGATATTGTGGATGTTGAGAAATATGCATTCAGTGAGACCCCACATGGTCGGGAGCAGTTGAAGAACTTGGAATATAGGATATATCAGATGGAGAAAAGCCCACGCAACATTCAGCAGGATGGTGATTTTTCTGGTACGAAGAATATTCTTGAGAAGGTGGTAGTTGGCCACTCTCCTAGGCGATCAAGGCACAGCAGGAGGTTCTCTGCAGATAGTTCAAGTTCATTGATGGGGATGTCTAGAGAAGTTGGTCCAGATTTTGTCACTGAATCTCCAAGATGCAAGTTAAGCAATAGCTTTAAGAAGACGGATTATGCTTTGCAAGTGGAAGATTACAAGGATTCAAGAAAGATGGATAATTCATCAGAATTTGGAGATGACACGAGTGACAGAGTTTATACCATCGATTCTATCCATAACGGGGTCTCACAGAATGGTGTTACAGAACCAAAAGCTGGAATCGGGATTTATGAAGAGTATCTTTCAACTCCCAGAGAGACATTGGATGGACCTGATGTGAGTGATCCTGACATAAAAAAGCTCTACGTGAGACTTCAGGCACTCGAGGCTGATAGGGAATCTATGAGGCAAGCAATTATTTCAATGCGGACTGATAAAGCACAAATGGTATTGTTGAAAGAGATAGCTCAACATCTGTGCAAGGAAATGTCTCCAGAAAGAAAATTGCCTGTGAAGAAGCCATCTCTTCTTGGAAGCTTTTCCTTCATGTCAATCTTTAAG TGGGTTGTGTCCTTTGTTTTCTGGAGAAAGAAAGCTCAACGAAGCAA GTATATGTTTGGGCTTTCCGCCACCAATGTCGGTTTGCTAATGCTTCTAGACAAAGGCCCCAGCACAAGGCAATGGAGATGTCTCATGAACACAAGTGTGAAACCATCAGTCAAAATTCCTTAA
- the LOC7488065 gene encoding probable mannitol dehydrogenase: MADKLPEEEHPKPAFGWAARDQSGVLSPFKFSRRATGEKDVAFTVLYCGICHSDLHMVKNEWGVTQYPLIPGHEIVGVVTEVGSKVEKFKVGDKVGVGCMVGSCRSCDSCDNNLENYCSKKILTYGAKYYDGTVTYGGYSDNMVADEHFIVRIPNNLPLDAGAPLLCAGITVYSPLRYFGLDKPGMHVGIVGLGGLGHVAVKFARAMGVKVTVISTSPNKKQEALENLGADSFLVSRDQDQMQAAMGTLDGIIDTVSAVHPLLPLVALLKSHGKLVLVGAPEKPLELPVFPLITGRKTVGGSCFGGIKETQEMIDFAAKHNITADIEVIPMDYVNTAMERVLKADVRYRFVIDVGKTLKPDV; this comes from the exons ATGGCAGACAAATTGCCAGAGGAAGAGCATCCAAAACCGGCCTTTGGATGGGCTGCAAGAGACCAGTCTGGGGTCCTCTCCCCCTTCAAATTCTCCAGGAG AGCAACAGGGGAAAAGGACGTGGCATTCACGGTGTTGTATTGTGGGATATGCCACTCCGATCTTCACATGGTCAAGAATGAATGGGGCGTTACTCAATACCCTCTTATCCCTGG GCATGAGATTGTCGGAGTAGTGACAGAGGTGGGGAGCAAAGTAGAAAAATTCAAGGTCGGAGACAAAGTGGGTGTAGGGTGCATGGTTGGATCATGCCGCTCTTGCGATAGCTGTGACAACAATCTTGAGAATTACTGTTCAAAAAAGATACTTACTTACGGTGCCAAGTACTATGACGGAACCGTCACATATGGAGGCTACTCAGATAATATGGTTGCTGATGAACACTTCATTGTTCGTATTCCAAATAACCTACCTCTCGATGCTGGTGCTCCTCTCTTGTGTGCTGGAATCACAGTCTATAGCCCCTTGAGATATTTTGGACTTGACAAACCTGGTATGCATGTGGGCATTGTTGGCCTCGGTGGTCTAGGTCATGTAGCAGTGAAATTTGCAAGAGCTATGGGCGTCAAGGTGACGGTGATTAGTACCTCTCCTAATAAAAAGCAGGAGGCTCTAGAAAATCTTGGAGCTGACTCGTTTTTGGTCAGTCGTGACCAAGATCAGATGCAG GCTGCAATGGGAACATTGGATGGTATCATTGATACAGTGTCCGCAGTTCACCCTCTGTTGCCTTTAGTTGCTCTATTGAAGTCTCATGGAAAGCTAGTTTTGGTCGGTGCTCCGGAGAAGCCTCTTGAACTGCCCGTCTTTCCTTTGATCACCG GGAGGAAGACAGTGGGAGGTAGTTGCTTTGGAGGAATCAAGGAGACACAAGAGATGATTGATTTCGCCGCCAAACATAATATAACAGCAGATATTGAGGTTATTCCGATGGACTACGTGAACACTGCCATGGAGCGCGTGCTAAAAGCAGATGTTAGATACCGATTTGTCATCGACGTTGGCAAGACACTGAAGCCTGACGTTTGA
- the LOC18106178 gene encoding arginine-specific demethylase JMJ22 isoform X2, whose amino-acid sequence MLEKRNTSKRLKQPVDPLALLKPLNVFNLCLLSEPEEGGHSTLYSLITMLTSTNLLSRIIKKKRHKKPKTKTRNKRQETKEDPIEQDELEEDTEGFNLKTSAPSNTYGVQPLGNLYFNRGSINSRNTGLGNLQILTDELVLDILGFLDGTQLGVLATVSKSFYVFTNHEPLWRNLVLDKLNGEFLFNGSWKSTYIAGIYPLFDVNGCSSLKVRDFYSDYLFQSWLCASLEMKPEWLERDNIVRKKGISVEEFVMNFEEPNKPVLLERCIDNWAALQKWDKDYLVSVCGDVKFAAGPVEMRLQEYFRYSDQVREERPLYLFDPKFAEKIPVLGSEYEVPLYFREDLFSVLGNERPDYRWVIIGPAGSGSSFHIDPNSTSAWNAVIKGSKKWILFPPDVVPPGVYPSPDGAEVACPVSIMEWFMNFYGATRNLKRRPIECICKAGEVIFVPNGWWHLVINLEESIAITQNYVSSVLQEKSAECFGFS is encoded by the coding sequence ATGCTTGAAAAAAGGAACACATCGAAACGCCTAAAGCAACCAGTGGATCCTTTGGCTTTACTAAAACCCTTGAACGTCTTCAATCTTTGCCTCCTATCAGAACCTGAAGAAGGCGGCCACAGCACCCTATATTCTCTCATTACAATGCTAACTTCCACGAACTTATTGTCTCgaatcataaaaaagaagagacacaaaaaacccaaaacgaaaacaagaaacaaaagacaAGAAACCAAAGAAGATCCTATTGAACAAGATGAACTAGAAGAAGACACTGAAGGGTTTAATCTAAAAACCTCAGCTCCATCAAATACTTATGGGGTTCAGCCACTTGGCAATCTTTACTTCAATCGAGGCTCTATTAACTCAAGAAACACCGGTTTAGGTAATCTTCAAATCCTGACTGATGAGTTAGTTCTTGATATTTTAGGATTTCTTGATGGAACCCAGTTAGGAGTCTTAGCTACTGTTAGCAAGTCATTTTACGTTTTCACTAATCATGAGCCTTTATGGAGAAACCTTGTATTGGATAAGTTAAATGGTGAGTTTCTGTTTAATGGGTCATGGAAGTCTACTTATATTGCTGGCATTTACCCTTTATTTGACGTTAATGGCTGCTCAAGTTTGAAAGTTAGAGATTTTTATTCTGATTATCTTTTTCAAAGTTGGTTATGTGCTAGTCTTGAAATGAAACCTGAATGGCTTGAGAGAGATAATATTGTTAGAAAGAAAGGTATTTCTGTTGAGGAATTTGTGATGAATTTTGAGGAGCCAAATAAGCCGGTATTGTTGGAAAGGTGTATCGATAATTGGGCTGCATTGCAAAAATGGGATAAGGATTATTTGGTTAGTGTGTGTGGTGATGTGAAGTTTGCAGCTGGGCCGGTGGAGATGAGGCTTCAAGAGTATTTTAGGTATTCGGATCAAGTGAGGGAAGAACGTCCATTGTATCTTTTTGACCCGAAATTCGCTGAGAAGATTCCTGTTTTGGGTTCTGAATATGAGGTTCCATTGTACTTTAGGGAGGATTTGTTTAGTGTTTTAGGTAATGAGAGGCCAGATTATAGGTGGGTCATAATTGGCCCTGCAGGATCTGGCTCATCATTTCACATAGATCCTAATTCTACATCTGCTTGGAATGCAGTGATTAAGGGGTctaagaagtggattttgttcCCACCTGATGTGGTACCTCCTGGTGTTTATCCAAGCCCAGATGGTGCAGAGGTAGCATGTCCTGTTTCCATAATGGAATGGTTCATGAACTTTTATGGTGCAACAAGGAACTTGAAAAGGAGACCTATTGAGTGCATCTGTAAGGCTGGTGAAGTGATCT